The proteins below are encoded in one region of Scomber japonicus isolate fScoJap1 chromosome 2, fScoJap1.pri, whole genome shotgun sequence:
- the LOC128380938 gene encoding transcription factor AP-4-like, producing the protein MEYFMMPTEKIPSLQQFKKTEKDVIGGLCSLANIPLSPETAQDQERRIRREIANSNERRRMQSINAGFQSLKTLLPHTDGEKLSKAAILQQTADYIFALEQEKTQLLAQNNQLKRFIQEFSGSSPKRRRAEEKDEGIGSPDNLEEEKVEEVRREMLELRQQLDRERSARMQLEEQVRSLDGQLHPERLKVITQQVEEEQALIQSKTLLRLQQIHAADRQTHSPQVLAPPTPPAPTHHPTVIVPAPTLTQQPHHVTVVTMSPSVHTSTVSTSRQNLDTIVQAIQHIERTQERRASAEEEQRRAVIVSPAHVAMDTACSDTDTDTEGEDCSMN; encoded by the exons cCTGGCTAATATCCCCCTCAGTCCAGAGACAGCCCAAGACCAGGAGAGACGAATCCGCCGCGAGATCGCCAACAGCAATGAACGCCGGCGCATGCAGAGCATCAATGCGGGTTTCCAGTCCCTCAAAACACTCCTGCCCcacacagatggagagaaactCAGCAAG GCGGCCATTTTGCAGCAGACAGCGGACTACATCTTCGCCTTGGAGCAAGAAAAGACACAGCTTCTGGCACAGAACAACCAGCTCAAACGCTTTATCCAG GAGTTCAGTGGGTCGTCACCAAAGAGGAGGCGGGCAGAAGAGAAGGACGAAGGGATTGGGTCTCCAGACaacctggaggaggagaaggtggaggaggtgcGAAGGGAGATGTTAGAGCTGCGGCAGCAACTGGACAGGGAGCGTTCTGCTCGTATGCAGCTGGAGGAGCAG GTGCGCTCTCTGGACGGTCAACTGCACCCAGAGCGTCTGAAGGTGATCACccagcaggtggaggaggaacaGGCGCTCATCCAGAGCAAGACGTTGTTAAGGCTGCAGCAGATCCACGCTGctgacaggcagacacacagtCCACag GTGCTGGCTCCTCCCACTCCCCCTGCACCAACACACCACCCAACAGTCATCGTCCCGGCTCCGACACTAACCCAGCAGCCCCACCACGTCACTGTGGTGACCATGAGCCCGTCTGTCCACACCAGCACCGTGTCCACGTCCAGACAGAACCTGGACACCATTGTGCag gCAATCCAGCACATCGAACGCACTCAGGAGAGGAGAGCAAGTGCcgaggaggagcagagacgaGCCGTCATCGTCAGCCCCGCCCACGTCGCCATGGACACCGCCTgctcagacacagacacagacacggAGGGAGAGGACTGCTCAATGAACTGA